The following proteins are co-located in the Pochonia chlamydosporia 170 chromosome 6, whole genome shotgun sequence genome:
- a CDS encoding G-protein beta WD- 40 repeats containing protein (similar to Talaromyces stipitatus ATCC 10500 XP_002484554.1), whose product MSGVGEASLVLGIISSIITLIDATKQVWEAVEDESGLPLNFKKSATKLPLILKLLEDAERYIDNTIDESIHAAFTPTLEDCKVQATLLQQLFAKVMPEESDSRWDRYVKAARTIGKGGRVESLIRAILDDLQLLATQFPESTTSRGKDQLAKAIDEVTKMEPSLPEGFEEGPAFAHYGSGAQNVNTGNGSQFNNNSTGNQNNGPGQQYIGTNHIARPSLTVDEIDRLCLHFLRCPDTLRIKSKLKENKDKLLHKSIDWILHNSQYINWKERDDIALLWIKGGAGKGKTMLSIGIIERLSLTQGDSSVVTYFFCQNSDYQLNTLEAIIKGLILRLVKQQKGLMESLRCRWDTANERFTEDVTSWRTLWDIFMEMLEHCRCQRVYIVVDALDECQSNEMAGFLKRLVRTGLHAPSKVKWLLTSRPLDTAEQELLAGYDQLLVSLELNSKHLSEAVKNYIAFKTDELGRRRSYGELLRRRVEEELTEKSEGTYLWVSLVCQALESVSPDDALVTIQELPSGLPPLYDRILSQLCQGDTAIVKRCMRLLRVMMLAYRPLSIAEFSAVTGLSGQQVVIEVLVDRCASFVRRRGRDIVFVHQSARDYLAGKSGESIIDSYGVYGHGEIALNCLSYLSKRLKVNLVDLPRADLTRESMTRNALIDSVDYAASFWAQHLDNATQNTLIRAALTERGLVGVFLHTKLLEWLECLSLLDKLSNAIEALKTLKDAVEDPFLLALVEDAMRFLPRHYRTIVIWPLQVYSSTIIFSPETSIVRRSNLDKLPTWLTRLPRIDKSWDALIQTLDSHASSVIKAVAFSPDGKRIASASWDGFNLRDSVTGDLQKRFSTDEVNTIAFSPDSKQIVSGSEDKTIKLWDAQTGELQKTLLSHSDEVNAIAFSPDGKQIASGSTDKTIKLWDAQTGDLQKTLLSHSGKVNAIAFSPNGKQVASGSHDAKIMLWDTQTGNLQGTLQSDSHWVFAVAYSPDGKRIASGSRNETVQLWDIQTRNLQMTLAGHQGFVHTIAFSPDGRRIASGSLDRRIRLWDTRTGYLEKSLEGHTNCVTAIAFSPDGKRIISGSRDKTIKVWDTQMGHSQNTPTSHAQSVSVVAFSPDGKQIASGSEDKTIRLWDAQTGDLQKTLGDHPHGVTAIAFSPDGMQIASMSQFTIKLWDAQTVDLQKTLVDRKMLSKAIAFSPDGKRIALALWKYIKLWDPITGDLEELKGQRGRVTALKFSPDGQRLVAVLGPKVLTIWDIQSGYSQMISTGHSSQIDAIEFKSHGEQIASESTNGEVKVWDLDGGFEVPRSGKSVRHEFKPLQRLHAYNQWILYGEMPVLRLPLDFEVTCQDTRGDHLAIGCRSGHVFILDIDRMNLSAVIRDSL is encoded by the exons ATGTCCGGCGTCGGGGAGGCCAGCCTTGTACTTGGCATCATCTCGTCCATAATTACCCTCATCGATGCTACGAAACAAGTATGGGAGGCCGTCGAGGACGAATCGGGTCTCCCGCTAAATTTCAAGAAGTCAGCGACAAAACTTCCTCTTATCTTGAAGCTACTGGAAGACGCCGAAAGATACATCGATAACACGATAGACGAGTCAATACACGCCGCTTTCACACCAACCTTGGAAGATTGCAAAGTTCAAGCTACTCTATTGCAGCAGCTATTTGCAAAGGTTATGCCAGAGGAGAGTGACTCCAGGTGGGATCGTTATGTAAAGGCCGCTCGAACGATTGGGAAGGGTGGCCGTGTAGAGAGCTTAATCAGGGCAATTTTGGACGATCTACAGCTCTTGGCGACGCAGTTTCCAGAAAGTACaacttcgagaggcaaaGACCAgttggcaaaggcaattGATGAAGTGACCAAGATGGAGCCTTCATTGCCAGAGGGCTTCGAAGAAGGTCCTGCGTTTGCGCATTACGGCAGTGGCGCGCAAAACGTCAATACTGGAAATGGGAGTCagttcaacaacaacagcactGGCAATCAGAATAACGGTCCAGGACAACAGTATATCGGCACCAATCATATCG CCCGTCCCTCCTTGACTGTCGATGAAATAGATCGACTTTGCCTGCACTTCTTGCGATGTCCTGATACGCTGCGGATTAAAAGTAAACTAaaagagaacaaagacaAATTGCTCCATAAATCCATCGATTGGATCCTTCATAACTCACAGTACATCAACTGGAAGGAAAGAGACGATATCGCTTTACTCTGGATCAAGGGCGGCGCGGGCAAAGGAAAAACCATGCTGTCTATTGGTATTATTGAGCGTCTTTCACTTACGCAAGGCGACTCGTCCGTGGTGACTTACTTCTTCTGCCAAAACTCAGACTATCAGCTCAACACGCTTGAAGCGATAATAAAAGGTCTGATTTTGCGGCTAgtaaagcagcaaaagggcCTTATGGAATCCCTGCGATGCCGCTGGGATACTGCCAACGAGCGTTTTACCGAAGATGTTACCTCATGGCGAACACTGTGGGACATTTTCATGGAAATGTTAGAACACTGCAGATGCCAGAGAGTGTACATTGTTGTGGATGCTCTTGATGAATGCCAGAGCAATGAAATGGCTGGTTTCCTGAAGCGTCTTGTCCGAACGGGTCTCCATGCGCCATCTAAAGTCAAGTGGTTACTAACCAGTCGACCATTAGATACCGCTGAGCAGGAATTGCTGGCTGGATATGATCAACTGCTCGTCAGCTTAGAACTCAACTCGAAACACCTTTCTGAAGCTGTTAAGAATTACATTGCCTTCAAAACGGATGAGCTTGGTCGTCGCCGCAGCTATGGAGAACTATTGCGGCGAAGGGTAGAAGAGGAGCTAACTGAGAAGTCTGAGGGCACGTACTTGTGGGTTAGTTTGGTGTGCCAGGCACTCGAGAGTGTTAGCCCGGACGATGCGTTGGTCACAATTCAAGAGTTGCCGTCGGGTCTGCCTCCTCTTTATGATCGGATTCTCAGCCAGCTTTGTCAAGGCGACACAGCCATTGTGAAGAGGTGTATGCGGCTTCTCAGGGTCATGATGCTGGCATATCGACCTCTGAGTATAGCCGAGTTTAGTGCTGTGACAGGACTGTCTGGCCAACAGGTTGTTATTGAAGTATTGGTCGACCGATGTGCATCCTTTGTGAGGAGGCGAGGACGAGACATCGTATTTGTTCATCAATCGGCTCGAGACTACCTAGCCGGAAAGAGTGGAGAGTCTATAATTGACTCCTATGGAGTCTATGGACATGGTGAGATTGCACTTAATTGTTTGTCTTATTTGAGCAAAAGGCTCAAGGTTAATCTCGTTGATCTGCCGCGAGCCGATCTAACCAGGGAATCAATGACGAGAAATGCGCTCATAGACAGCGTAGACTATGCAGCCAGCTTTTGGGCACAACATCTCGATAACGCCACACAAAATACACTTATACGAGCTGCTCTTACTGAACGAGGACTAGTCGGCGTATTCTTGCACACAAAGTTGTTAGAGTGGCTAGAATGTCTAAGTTTGCTGGACAAGCTCTCAAACGCTATCGAGGCATTGAAGACATTGAAAGATGCTGTGGAA GATCCATTCCTCTTAGCGCTTGTGGAAGATGCGATGCGTTTCTTGCCGCGGCACTACCGTACAATAGTGATATGGCCATTACAAGTATACAGCTCTACGATAATCTTTAGTCCAGAGACAAGCATCGTAAGGAGGAGCAATCTCGACAAACTTCCTACGTGGCTCACAAGGCTCCCACGAATAGACAAGTCGTGGGATGCTTTAATCCAAACACTCGATAGCCACGCAAGCTCCGTGATCAAGGCTGTGGCATTTTCACCGGATGGCAAACGGATTGCTTCCGCTTCGTGGGACGGCTTTAACTTGAGGGATTCCGTGACAGGAGACCTTCAAAAGAGGTTCTCAACGGATGAAGTCAATACCATTGCATTCTCACCAGACAGTAAGCAAATTGTATCGGGGTCAGAAGATAAGACAATCAAGTTATGGGATGCTCAAACAGGCGAATTACAAAAGACACTTTTAAGCCACTCAGACGAGGTTAATGCAATAGCATTCTCACCAGATGGGAAGCAAATTGCATCGGGGTCAACAGATAAGACAATCAAGTTATGGGATGCTCAAACAGGCGACTTACAAAAGACACTTTTAAGCCACTCAGGCAAGGTTAATGCAATAGCATTCTCGCCAAACGGGAAGCAAGTCGCGTCAGGCTCACATGACGCAAAAATTATGCTATGGGATACTCAAACAGGTAATCTACAAGGCACCCTTCAAAGCGACTCACACTGGGTCTTTGCAGTGGCATATTCACCAGATGGCAAGCGAATCGCATCCGGATCACGGAACGAAACAGTTCAGCTATGGGATATTCAAACAAGAAACCTTCAAATGACGCTCGCAGGCCATCAAGGTTTTGTACACACTATAGCTTTCTCACCAGATGGCCGGCGGATTGCTTCTGGAAGCCTTGACCGAAGGATAAGGTTATGGGATACTCGGACAGGCTATCTTGAAAAGTCGCTCGAAGGCCACACAAATTGTGTTACGGCTATAGCATTCTCACCAGATGGCAAGCGAATAATATCCGGATCACGAGACAAAACAATCAAAGTTTGGGATACTCAAATGGGCCATTCACAAAACACTCCTACAAGCCATGCGCAGTCGGTTAGCGTTGTAGCATTCTCACCAGACGGCAAGCAAATTGCATCGGGGTCAGAAGATAAGACAATCAGGTTATGGGATGCTCAAACAGGCGACTTACAAAAGACGCTAGGAGACCACCCTCATGGTGTTACGGCCATAGCATTCTCACCAGACGGTATGCAGATCGCATCTATGAGCCAGTTCACGATTAAGTTATGGGATGCTCAAACAGTCGACCTGCAAAAAACGCTTGTAGATCGCAAAATGCTTTCTAAAGCCATAGCATTCTCGCCAGATGGAAAGCGGATTGCATTAGCCCTGTGGAAGTACATCAAGTTATGGGATCCCATAACAGGTGATTTAGAAGAGCTTAAAGGCCAACGCGGACGGGTTACAGCGCTAAAATTCTCCCCAGATGGTCAAAGGCTTGTTGCAGTTTTAGGCCCAAAAGTTCTTACAATATGGGATATTCAATCGGGCTATTCACAAATGATTTCTACAGGTCACTCAAGCCAGATTGATGCCATAGAATTCAAGTCACACGGCGAGCAGATTGCATCCGAATCAACAAACGGTGAAGTCAAGGTGTGGGATTTGGATGGAGGCTTCGAAGTCCCCAGGTCGGGCAAGTCTGTCAGGCATGAATTCAAGCCATTGCAACGCCTCCACGCTTACAATCAGTGGATTCTCTATGGCGAGATGCCAGTACTTCGCTTACCGTTAGATTTCGAGGTAACTTGTCAAGATACAAGAGGCGACCACTTGGCTATTGGCTGTCGTAGTGGTCATGTTTTTATATTGGACATTGATCGAATGAACCTGAGTGCAGTGATTAGGGACTCCTTATAA
- a CDS encoding ankyrin repeats (3 copies) domain-containing protein → MSFVDVNAAGEQIVLVLEKLAQITADPPCAAQPPPVQPRKCSSARFLGQALIVAGMGLENLGQDVIWG, encoded by the coding sequence ATGTCTTTTGTCGATGTGAACGCGGCTGGGGAGCAAATCGTGCTCGTCTTAGAAAAACTTGCTCAAATCACCGCAGACCCCCCCTGCGCCGCACAACCGCCTCCAGTTCAGCCACGAAaatgctcaagtgctcgcTTTTTGGGACAGGCGCTCATTGTTGCGGGGATGGGATTGGAGAATTTGGGTCAAGATGTTATTTGGGGCTGA
- a CDS encoding CAMK protein kinase (similar to Magnaporthe oryzae 70-15 XP_003720193.1) — protein MLPHVAGGIDDSALLRLRLYGSSLLEKAEKADLAQRLISRPPERGQASHLGISRCWTGDVKYFLPSVACFCLVFPNQVARSPILEPQPLKGSRPSPTSSATASASASDSGPVAPAGAPASQVAPSAPANVEVQVESTSSPTRRRLTAPHHSPIAAFIYRHFPKATWALSARHRQQPLLMAAEHRPETASEEVSEERTEPFSQSEIDARFNRFGVEETSAVPNDEHVSLDDLQVEDHHHRQGIRILVRPLTKLNSTRSVSPGSDNCRWLALRAEVASSDQPEHKVLAVTQTSKDIKFSVRIPGESQDDAPRPPLWCELYYDPASDKVIFLNKSDVPISLHKVSQTSSLGSPPLGDTNIINPGLIKALRPGTWRIRVRDIAVLDFRILEKRPVTLYQARPALPHQSSSLTSSNSNSSVKRALSPDEDEKRVKRRISDASNQADDGVIMFLRPAADPLVFPLPNGRESKELSAASTHALLDADKGDTIAIPGVCELDEYYLTKRDPIASTALSAVYTADHSKVPDNIVTVKVLKTRVANANDKPYVHERNVIRQADMWLRECQSQEDLQHESIVRYYGGDARYLSLYMEHVDAPDLTAPSRWRNKQNDLFMGSRHDAMRILRDIASALGYIHGRQLVHNDIKPANILYSPERGAVLCDFGLSTPAANSPSGGGTPYYVPPEFIGTKLRGPASDVWALGITMLYVMRKITFPDSRARRHHPKPLYWLIAGINNPSMPHKQHGNGHPAVSQMRAWLEEMFEARERLNPKDRLERLVKEMLTPNPNHRITMKKVLQELLIELPAKAG, from the exons ATGTTGCCGCATGTTGCTGGAGGCATCGATGACTCTGCCCTCCTGAGGCTGAGGCTGTACGGATCGAGCCTATTGGAAAAGGCAGAAAAGGCAGACTTGGCCCAGAGACTCATCAGCAGGCCTCCAGAGCGAGGGCAAGCCTCTCACCTGGGCATCTCACGTTGCTGGACTGGTGATG TCAAGTACTTTCTTCCTTCTGTTGCCTGCTTCTGCCTGGTGTTCCCCAACCAGGTCGCCCGTTCGCCCATCCTGGAACCGCAGCCGCTGAAGGGTTCCCGCCCCTCCCCCACTTCCTCTGCCactgcctctgcctctgcctctgaCTCTGGCCCTGTTGCTCCCGCAGGTGCTCCCGCTTCTCAGGTCGCTCCTTCCGCGCCTGCCAACGTCGAAGTCCAAGTCGAGTCAACGTCGTCTCCAACAAGACGTCGTCTTACTGCTCCCCACCACAGCCCCATTGCTGCCTTCATATATCGCCATTTTCCCAAGGCCACATGGGCTCTCTCTGCTAggcatcgccaacaacctcTTCTCATGGCGGCCGAGCACAGGCCCGAGACCGCCTCAGAGGAGGTCTCGGAAGAGCGCACCGAGCCTTTTTCTCAATCTGAAATCGATGCTCGCTTCAATCGCTTCGGCGTCGAGGAGACAAGCGCCGTTCCCAATGACGAGCATGTTTCACTCGATGACTTGCAGGTCgaggaccaccaccacagacAGGGCATCCGCATTCTCGTGCGCCCTCTCACCAAGTTGAACAGCACGCGATCCGTGAGCCCCGGTAGCGATAATTGTCGCTGGCTTGCGCTTCGTGCTGAAGTTGCTTCGTCTGATCAGCCTGAGCACAAGGTGCTAGCTGTGACTCAGACTTCCAAAGATATCAAGTTTTCCGTCCGCATTCCTGGAGAGAGCCAGGACGATGCTCCGCGCCCGCCATTGTGGTGCGAGTTATATTATGATCCCGCCAGTGACAAGGTCATCTTTTTGAACAAGTCCGACGTCCCCATCTCGTTACACAAGGTGTCGCAAACCTCCTCACTAGGCAGCCCGCCTCTAGGtgacaccaacatcatcaacccGGGGCTCATCAAGGCATTGCGGCCCGGCACATGGCGCATAAGAGTTCGCGACATTGCCGTTTTGGATTTTCGCATTCTCGAAAAGCGACCTGTCACACTGTATCAGGCGCGGCCTGCCTTACCTCACCAGTCATCCTCTCTGACTAGCTCCAATAGCAATTCCAGTGTGAAGCGAGCACTGAGcccagatgaagatgagaagagaGTCAAGCGTCGTATCTCAGATGCCTCTAACCAAGCAGACGACGGCGTCATCATGTTCCTCCGTCCCGCCGCTGATCCGCTGGTGTTCCCTCTGCCTAACGGGAGAGAGAGCAAGGAGCTCTCTGCCGCATCAACTCACGCCCTCCTAGACGCGGACAAAGGCGACACGATTGCCATACCTGGCGTGTGTGAACTCGACGAATATTATCTAACCAAACGCGATCCAATTGCCTCCACCGCCCTGTCCGCCGTTTACACCGCAGACCACTCGAAAGTCCCTGATAATATTGTTACGGTCAAAGTTCTCAAGACAAGAGTGGCCAATGCGAACGATAAGCCGTATGTGCATGAGCGAAATGTGATTCGTCAGGCCGATATGTGGCTGCGCgaatgtcaaagtcaagaaGATTTGCAACATGAATCAATCGTGCGGTACTATGGAGGAGACGCACGATATCTGTCACTATATATGGAGCACGTTGATGCTCCGGATTTGACGGCTCCAAGCCGATGGAGGAACAAGCAAAATGACTTGTTCATGGGAAGTCGACATGATGCGATGCGAATCTTGCGCGACATTGCCAGCGCGCTGGGTTACATCCACGGCCGACAATTGGTTCACAACGACATCAAACCAGCCAATATTTTATATTCGCCCGAGCGTGGAGCCGTCCTTTGCGACTTTGGTCTATCAACTCCCGCCGCAAACTCCCCATCGGGCGGAGGAACGCCCTATTATGTGCCACCCGAGTTCATTGGGACAAAACTCCGCGGTCCTGCTTCGGATGTTTGGGCCCTAGGCATCACCATGTTGTATGTCATGCGCAAGATTACGTTCCCTGACAGCAGGGCaaggcggcatcatccaaaGCCGCTGTACTGGCTAATCGCGGGCATCAACAACCCTTCCATGCCACACAAGCAGCACGGCAATGGCCATCCAGCCGTGAGCCAAATGCGTGCTTGGTTGGAGGAGATGTTTGAAGCCAGAGAAAGGCTCAACCCTAAAGACCGGTTGGAGCGACTAGTAAAGGAGATGTTGACTCCGAACCCAAACCATCGCATCACCATGAAGAAAGTGTTGCAGGAGCTGTTGATTGAACTTCCTGCAAAGGCTGGCTGA
- a CDS encoding CAS1 appressorium specific protein (similar to Metarhizium acridum CQMa 102 XP_007811825.1), translating to MSFKALLATSAIFAAQLVSGHSVITNAVGDAGGQGMALGVDTSTPRDGTRRNPFQQDATRFRGQAAKTVGETVGAGDNNVESGTKAIMAEMGGQLPQVSQGGNVQMTLHQVNGDGAGPYTCMINSDGTAQSWQNIQVTQNVEGNRGRNNAGAKTDHPLTAAIPANQQCTGQVAGQDNVCLVRCQNPARAGPFGGIVPVQMVGGNNGTTPNGANNAGNNNAGNNGNNNGNNNAGNNGNNNAGNNGNNNAGNNGNNGNAGNNGNNNAGNNGNNGNGNNNAGNNGNNGNAGNNGNNNAGNNGNNGNAGNNGNKNAGNNGNNGNAGNNGNAKNGNNNNKRDMDVGAFVKRIDSETRAIEFTA from the coding sequence ATGTCTTTCAAGGCTCTTCTCGCTACTTCCGCCATCTTTGCTGCCCAGCTTGTCTCGGGTCACAGCGTCATCACCAACGCTGTCGGCGACGCTGGTGGCCAGGGCATGGCTCTGGGTGTTGACACCAGCACTCCTCGAGATGGAACCCGTCGAAACCCTTTCCAGCAGGATGCCACTCGTTTCCGAGGTCAGGCCGCAAAGACTGTGGGTGAGACGGTTGGTGCCGGTGACAACAATGTCGAATCTGGTACGAAGGCTATCATGGCCGAGATGGGCGGCCAACTTCCCCAGGTCTCTCAAGGTGGCAACGTCCAGATGACTCTGCACCAGGTCAACGGCGATGGTGCCGGCCCCTACACCTGCATGATTAACTCGGATGGCACTGCCCAGTCCTGGCAGAACATCCAAGTTACCCAAAACGTTGAGGGGAACCGTGGCCGTAACAATGCTGGCGCTAAAACCGATCATCCTCTTACCGCCGCTATTCCCGCCAACCAGCAGTGCACCGGTCAGGTTGCTGGCCAGGACAACGTCTGCTTGGTTCGTTGCCAGAACCCTGCTCGGGCTGGTCCTTTCGGTGGTATTGTTCCTGTTCAAATGGTTGGCGGTAACAATGGAACGACACCAAACGGCGCCAACAATGccggcaacaacaacgctGGAAACAACGGTAACAACAACGGTAACAACAACGCTGgaaacaacggcaacaacaacgctggtaacaacggcaacaacaacgctggtaacaacggcaacaatggTAATGCTGgaaacaacggcaacaacaacgctggtaacaacggcaacaatggtaatggcaacaacaacgctggtaacaacggcaacaatggTAATGCTGgaaacaacggcaacaacaacgctggtaacaacggcaacaatggTAATGCTGgtaacaacggcaacaaaaACGCTGgaaacaacggcaacaatggTAATGCTGGAAACAACGGCAACGCTaaaaatggcaacaacaacaacaagcgTGACATGGACGTCGGCGCCTTTGTCAAGCGTATCGACAGCGAGACCCGCGCCATCGAGTTCACAGCCTAA